One genomic segment of Amycolatopsis sp. WQ 127309 includes these proteins:
- a CDS encoding LLM class flavin-dependent oxidoreductase — protein sequence MTKYGLVVPTYQPILDAGRTAPELVETAVEAERLGLDSVWVGDTLARAPIDALTILGAFAARTSRVTLGTASLLPALRDPLLTANQLLSLDLLSGGRLTVAVGAGFAGRSEPEFAFTGVPWARRRARLDDIVALWRAAWRGETSFHGPVLDYGSLPVFPAPARPGGPPVWLAAHTPGALERAGRFYDGWLPYPPDPADYAAGLAGIRATASRPVTPALFATVLVEDDADRGTALLEEYCRRNYGMPADFVQRIQMQVTGSAAEVASQLREYAGAEHVLLRVASTEPKVFDEQLPRLAEVAAELRAA from the coding sequence ATGACGAAATACGGCCTGGTCGTCCCGACCTACCAGCCCATCCTCGACGCCGGGCGGACCGCGCCCGAACTGGTCGAGACCGCCGTCGAGGCCGAACGCCTCGGCCTCGACTCGGTGTGGGTGGGCGACACGCTCGCCCGCGCCCCGATCGACGCGCTGACCATCCTGGGCGCGTTCGCGGCCCGCACGTCCCGCGTCACGCTCGGGACGGCGTCGCTGCTCCCGGCGCTGCGCGACCCGCTCCTGACGGCGAACCAGCTGCTGAGCCTCGACCTGCTCAGCGGCGGCCGGCTCACGGTGGCCGTCGGCGCCGGGTTCGCCGGGCGGAGCGAGCCGGAGTTCGCGTTCACCGGCGTCCCGTGGGCCCGCCGGCGCGCGCGGCTGGACGACATCGTGGCGCTGTGGCGGGCCGCGTGGCGCGGCGAGACGTCGTTCCACGGGCCGGTGCTGGACTACGGCTCCCTGCCGGTGTTCCCGGCGCCCGCGCGCCCGGGCGGCCCGCCGGTGTGGCTGGCGGCGCACACGCCGGGGGCGCTGGAGCGCGCCGGCCGGTTCTACGACGGCTGGCTCCCGTACCCGCCCGACCCCGCGGACTACGCCGCCGGGCTGGCCGGGATCCGCGCGACGGCGTCGCGGCCGGTGACCCCGGCGCTGTTCGCGACGGTCCTGGTCGAGGACGACGCCGATCGCGGGACGGCGCTGCTGGAGGAGTACTGCCGGCGCAACTACGGCATGCCCGCGGACTTCGTCCAGCGCATCCAGATGCAGGTCACGGGCTCGGCCGCGGAGGTGGCGTCGCAACTGCGCGAGTACGCCGGCGCCGAGCACGTGCTGCTGCGGGTCGCGAGCACCGAGCCGAAGGTCTTCGACGAGCAGCTGCCGCGGCTGGCGGAGGTGGCGGCGGAACTGCGGGCCGCGTAA
- a CDS encoding helix-turn-helix transcriptional regulator yields MNFGTALKDWRIRRHLSQLDLALRAGTTQRHVSFMESGRSLPGRGMVLRVAESLELPLRERNGLLYAAGFAPSYPETRLDSPAIKPVLDGLRRLLDGHRPYPAIVVDRYGVLVAQNDAFGLLTEGVAPELLAEPVDTLRLALHPEGMAPRVRNLDDWARHILERIRNDLARNPDDRLAAQLAELQSYLPPASPPAPDHLGFAVPVRLSTSVGELRLITAITTFATAADVTVSELKLETFLPADAETAEALLQTADAVS; encoded by the coding sequence GTGAACTTCGGAACGGCGCTCAAGGACTGGCGGATACGGCGGCACCTCAGCCAGCTCGACCTGGCGTTGCGCGCCGGGACGACGCAACGGCACGTGAGCTTCATGGAGAGCGGGCGCTCGCTCCCCGGCCGCGGGATGGTGCTGCGCGTCGCCGAGTCGCTGGAACTGCCGCTGCGCGAACGCAACGGCCTGCTCTACGCCGCCGGCTTCGCGCCCTCGTACCCGGAAACGCGGCTCGATTCCCCGGCGATCAAGCCGGTCCTCGACGGCCTGCGGCGGCTGCTCGACGGCCATCGCCCCTACCCGGCGATCGTCGTCGACCGCTACGGCGTGCTGGTCGCGCAGAACGACGCGTTCGGCCTGCTCACCGAGGGCGTCGCGCCGGAGCTGCTGGCGGAGCCGGTGGACACGCTGCGGCTCGCGCTGCACCCCGAGGGTATGGCGCCGCGCGTGCGCAACCTCGACGACTGGGCGCGCCACATCCTCGAGCGCATCCGCAACGACCTCGCGCGCAACCCCGACGACCGGCTGGCCGCGCAGCTCGCCGAGCTCCAGTCGTACCTGCCACCGGCGTCCCCGCCGGCCCCGGACCACCTGGGGTTCGCGGTCCCGGTCCGGCTGTCCACTTCGGTCGGTGAGCTGCGGCTGATCACCGCGATCACGACGTTCGCGACCGCGGCCGACGTCACGGTGTCGGAGCTGAAGCTGGAGACCTTCCTGCCGGCGGACGCCGAAACCGCGGAAGCCCTGCTTCAGACGGCCGACGCCGTCAGCTGA
- a CDS encoding class I SAM-dependent methyltransferase: MSITSEFLRHPMLTGAIAASSPRLAETMTAGLGLERAARVAELGPGTGVFTEAVLALLRPEACFTAVEINPRFADALRDRFPQVDVVTGSAEHLAAAQFDVVVSGLPWTAMTAERQHRILDAVMASLAANGRFTTFAYAHAAWTPPARRFAASLRSRFAVVERTPVVWGNLPPAFVYRAALPVSVGRTWRGQPAAATA; encoded by the coding sequence ATGTCGATCACCAGCGAATTCCTCCGCCACCCGATGCTGACGGGCGCGATCGCGGCCAGTTCGCCGCGGCTCGCCGAGACGATGACGGCGGGCCTCGGCCTGGAACGCGCGGCCCGCGTCGCCGAACTGGGGCCGGGCACCGGCGTCTTCACCGAAGCCGTCCTCGCGCTGCTTCGCCCCGAAGCGTGCTTCACGGCCGTAGAGATCAACCCGCGTTTCGCGGACGCGCTGCGGGATCGGTTCCCGCAGGTCGACGTCGTGACCGGCTCGGCGGAACACCTTGCCGCCGCACAGTTCGACGTCGTCGTGTCCGGTCTGCCGTGGACGGCCATGACCGCCGAGCGGCAGCACCGCATCCTCGACGCGGTCATGGCGTCGCTCGCCGCGAACGGCCGGTTCACGACGTTCGCGTACGCCCACGCGGCCTGGACGCCACCCGCGCGCCGCTTCGCCGCGTCCCTGCGAAGCCGCTTCGCTGTCGTAGAGCGCACTCCGGTCGTGTGGGGGAACCTGCCGCCGGCGTTCGTCTACCGCGCGGCGCTGCCGGTGAGCGTGGGGAGGACCTGGCGTGGACAGCCTGCTGCGGCCACTGCTTGA
- a CDS encoding sensor histidine kinase yields the protein MWVRRHRWTVDLPLYAVFVSLAPNWNGPAPWSTRAIPMLFLLPLLVRRRYPRLAAALIIAGATAAYTNEIWAFDRGRAELSMAVVLFTLVKLGDRRFGALIAACVVALDVMWGFTWGTYSDNPTLTVVGTLPLHIAAWALGEFFHAKEQLTAAEGKRVDAQTRAVAAEERARIARELHDVLAHSMSVIVLNAEGAKLARHRDPAVVDRTLDTISRTGRDALAELRRLLDVLHAGPAARSPQPTVAELRELVEQSGRAVSLDVTGDPGGLPASAALQAYRIVQEALTNMIKHAPADATGRVEVAFGPRETRIEVTNTGGGAAPSPPLPSSGRGLAGMRQRVEMYHGELTTGPLADGGYRVRASLVVGP from the coding sequence ATGTGGGTGCGGCGGCACCGGTGGACGGTGGACCTGCCGCTGTACGCCGTGTTCGTCTCCCTGGCGCCCAACTGGAACGGGCCCGCGCCGTGGTCCACCCGCGCGATCCCGATGCTGTTCCTGCTGCCGCTGCTGGTGCGGCGCCGCTACCCGCGGCTCGCCGCGGCGCTGATCATCGCCGGGGCCACGGCGGCCTACACGAACGAGATCTGGGCGTTCGACCGCGGCCGCGCCGAACTGAGCATGGCCGTGGTGCTGTTCACCCTCGTGAAGCTGGGCGACCGGCGGTTCGGCGCGCTGATCGCCGCCTGCGTCGTCGCCCTCGACGTCATGTGGGGCTTCACCTGGGGCACGTACTCCGACAACCCGACCCTCACGGTCGTCGGGACCCTCCCGCTGCACATCGCCGCCTGGGCGCTCGGGGAGTTCTTCCACGCCAAGGAACAGCTCACCGCGGCGGAGGGGAAACGCGTCGACGCCCAGACCCGCGCGGTCGCCGCCGAGGAGCGCGCGCGGATCGCGCGGGAGCTGCACGACGTCCTCGCGCACAGCATGAGCGTGATCGTGCTGAACGCCGAGGGCGCGAAGCTCGCCCGCCACCGCGACCCCGCCGTCGTCGACCGCACGCTCGACACCATCAGCCGCACCGGCCGCGACGCGCTCGCCGAGCTGCGGCGGCTCCTCGACGTCCTGCACGCCGGCCCGGCCGCGCGCAGCCCGCAGCCGACCGTGGCGGAGCTGCGCGAGCTCGTCGAGCAGTCCGGGCGTGCGGTCAGTCTCGACGTCACCGGCGACCCGGGCGGCCTGCCCGCGAGCGCCGCGCTGCAGGCGTACCGGATCGTCCAGGAGGCCCTGACCAACATGATCAAGCACGCCCCGGCCGACGCGACCGGCCGCGTCGAAGTCGCCTTCGGGCCCCGCGAAACCCGGATCGAGGTGACGAACACCGGCGGCGGCGCCGCGCCTTCGCCACCGCTGCCGTCGTCCGGCCGCGGGCTGGCGGGGATGCGCCAGCGCGTCGAGATGTACCACGGCGAGCTGACGACCGGGCCACTCGCCGACGGCGGCTACCGGGTGCGCGCGAGCCTGGTGGTCGGGCCGTGA
- a CDS encoding response regulator transcription factor, with protein MSVRVLLCDDQELVRVGLRMIVESQEDLVVVGEAANGEEAVAKARELRPDLVLMDVRMPVLDGVAATGRICAELPDTRVLIITTFDLDEYAYAALRAGASGFLVKDAPSEEMLVAVRGVLRGDAMVAPSVTRRLLDRYLDRRHDAVDVAKLDVLTEREKDVLGLIARGLSNGEIAGKLYIGETTVKTHVGRILGKLRLRDRVHAVVFAYESGLVQPGA; from the coding sequence GTGAGCGTGCGGGTGCTGCTCTGCGACGACCAGGAGCTGGTGCGGGTCGGGCTGCGGATGATCGTCGAGAGCCAAGAGGACCTCGTGGTCGTGGGCGAGGCGGCCAACGGCGAGGAGGCCGTCGCGAAGGCCCGGGAGCTGCGGCCGGACCTCGTGCTGATGGACGTCCGGATGCCGGTGCTCGACGGCGTCGCGGCGACCGGGCGGATCTGCGCGGAGCTGCCGGACACGCGCGTCCTGATCATCACGACGTTCGACCTCGACGAGTACGCCTACGCCGCGTTGCGCGCCGGAGCCAGCGGGTTCCTGGTGAAGGACGCGCCGTCGGAAGAGATGCTCGTCGCGGTCCGGGGCGTGCTGCGCGGCGACGCGATGGTCGCGCCGTCGGTCACCCGGCGGCTGCTCGACCGGTACCTCGACCGCCGCCACGACGCGGTGGACGTCGCGAAGCTCGACGTCCTGACCGAGCGCGAGAAGGACGTGCTGGGCCTGATCGCGCGCGGGCTGTCCAACGGCGAGATCGCCGGGAAGCTGTACATCGGCGAGACGACCGTGAAGACGCACGTCGGCCGGATCCTCGGCAAGCTGCGGCTGCGTGACCGGGTGCACGCGGTGGTGTTCGCCTACGAGTCCGGCTTGGTGCAACCGGGGGCGTAA
- a CDS encoding alpha/beta fold hydrolase, producing MTIYKSEAGARLLRERYLDVLTAWPVPHEQVRVPTPEGETFVLVSGPAGAPALVLLHGSGSNSGEWAPRLPALAERFRVYAVDIVGEPGLSAETRPPLGTDRYAAWLDAVLGHFGVPSAAFLASSLGGWLTLDYATRRPDRVTALVLRSPIGLGPMKKAFLVKAVLWALLGERGRRRSVAGVLGDARSPDVLEHQLLVSANYRYRTGPFPAFDDAALARLAVPVYAVAGTDDVMVDSATTKRRLEAFAPDAVVDLVPGTGHYLPGDADLEFLTRAAANGDFTA from the coding sequence ATGACGATATACAAGTCCGAAGCGGGCGCTCGGCTGCTGCGTGAGCGCTACCTCGACGTCCTGACGGCGTGGCCCGTCCCCCACGAGCAGGTCCGGGTGCCGACGCCCGAGGGCGAGACGTTCGTGCTCGTCTCCGGCCCGGCCGGCGCTCCGGCACTGGTGCTGCTGCACGGCTCCGGCAGCAACTCCGGCGAATGGGCGCCCCGGCTGCCGGCGCTCGCCGAGCGCTTCCGGGTGTACGCCGTCGACATCGTCGGCGAGCCGGGGCTGAGCGCCGAGACGCGCCCGCCGCTCGGCACCGACCGGTACGCGGCCTGGCTGGACGCCGTGCTCGGCCACTTCGGCGTGCCGTCGGCGGCGTTCCTGGCGTCGTCGCTCGGCGGCTGGCTCACGCTCGACTACGCGACCCGGCGCCCGGACCGCGTCACCGCGCTCGTGCTGCGCTCCCCGATCGGCCTCGGCCCGATGAAGAAGGCCTTCCTGGTCAAGGCCGTGCTGTGGGCACTGCTGGGCGAGCGGGGCCGGCGCAGGTCGGTGGCCGGTGTCCTCGGCGACGCGAGGTCGCCCGATGTCCTCGAACACCAGCTGCTCGTCTCGGCGAACTACCGCTACCGCACCGGCCCGTTCCCGGCGTTCGACGACGCCGCGCTGGCCCGGCTGGCCGTGCCGGTCTACGCCGTCGCCGGCACGGACGACGTCATGGTCGACTCCGCGACGACCAAACGGCGGCTGGAGGCGTTCGCACCGGACGCCGTCGTCGACCTGGTGCCCGGCACCGGGCACTACCTCCCCGGCGACGCGGACCTGGAGTTCCTCACGCGCGCGGCGGCGAACGGCGATTTCACCGCTTGA
- a CDS encoding sorbosone dehydrogenase family protein yields MRRVLGLIGVVSLLVTGCSGASSAPVQSVPPPPSTPAAATGKLKVETVTAGLEHGWDIGFLPDGGILVPQRPGKLALVRDGRATEVQADFSDVFAQGEGGLLGMVISPDFTTSREFITCQDHQEGGKPVDIRLVTWTLAADGGSATKVKDLLTGLPINPSGRHSGCRPTFAPDGALLVGTGDTAKSTVSQDRHSLGGKVLRLDAKTGKPLPDNPFITSSDPHERLVYTYGHRNLQGVAIRPGSGQVITAEHGPTFDDEVNLLKPGANYGWDPSKGGTDSSYDESVPMTDLKRFPDAVSPLWTSGKITEAISGDAFLTGAQWGPNDGALVVVALKGQKLLLYHLDPAGKVLDVTLPPEFDDKFGRLRAVRSGPDGALYVTTSDGTNDKLLKVTPA; encoded by the coding sequence ATGCGGCGTGTGCTGGGTCTCATCGGTGTGGTGTCCCTGCTGGTCACGGGCTGCTCGGGGGCGTCGAGCGCGCCCGTGCAGAGCGTCCCGCCACCACCGTCCACTCCGGCGGCGGCGACCGGGAAGCTCAAGGTCGAGACGGTCACCGCGGGCCTCGAGCACGGCTGGGACATCGGCTTCCTGCCCGACGGCGGCATCCTCGTGCCGCAGCGGCCCGGCAAGCTCGCGCTGGTCCGCGACGGCCGGGCCACCGAGGTGCAGGCCGACTTCTCCGACGTCTTCGCCCAGGGCGAGGGCGGCCTGCTCGGCATGGTGATCAGCCCGGACTTCACGACCAGCCGCGAGTTCATCACCTGCCAGGACCACCAGGAGGGCGGCAAGCCCGTCGACATCCGGCTGGTCACCTGGACGCTGGCGGCCGACGGCGGGAGCGCGACGAAGGTCAAGGACCTGCTCACCGGGCTGCCGATCAACCCGAGCGGCCGGCACTCCGGCTGCCGCCCGACGTTCGCGCCGGACGGCGCGCTGCTGGTCGGCACCGGCGACACGGCGAAGTCGACCGTCTCGCAGGACCGCCACTCCCTGGGCGGCAAGGTGCTGCGATTGGACGCGAAGACCGGGAAGCCGTTGCCGGACAACCCGTTCATCACGTCGTCGGACCCGCACGAGCGGCTCGTCTACACCTACGGACACCGCAACCTGCAGGGCGTGGCGATCCGGCCGGGCAGCGGCCAGGTGATCACCGCCGAGCACGGCCCGACGTTCGACGACGAGGTCAACCTGCTGAAACCGGGCGCGAACTACGGCTGGGACCCGTCGAAGGGCGGCACGGACTCCAGCTACGACGAGAGCGTGCCGATGACCGACCTCAAGCGCTTCCCGGACGCGGTGAGTCCACTGTGGACCTCCGGCAAGATCACCGAGGCGATCAGCGGCGACGCCTTCCTGACCGGCGCCCAGTGGGGGCCGAACGACGGCGCGCTCGTCGTCGTCGCGCTCAAGGGCCAGAAGCTGCTGCTGTACCACTTGGACCCCGCGGGCAAGGTCCTCGACGTCACGCTGCCCCCGGAGTTCGACGACAAGTTCGGCCGCCTGCGCGCGGTCCGCAGCGGCCCGGACGGCGCCCTGTACGTGACCACCTCGGACGGCACGAACGACAAGCTGCTGAAGGTCACGCCCGCCTGA
- a CDS encoding CPCC family cysteine-rich protein, with product MDAEVSYPCPCCGHLVFGEPPGSFDICSVCFWEDDRVQLRWPDYGGGANGPSLIEAQRTYAELGAMEFRFTGLVRTAAASEPIDDGWRPIDLALDDFEPRGVAESPGPSDFTTLYWWRPAFWRRGRGSTRP from the coding sequence GTGGATGCCGAGGTGAGTTACCCGTGCCCGTGCTGCGGGCACCTGGTGTTCGGGGAGCCGCCGGGCTCCTTCGACATCTGCAGCGTGTGCTTCTGGGAGGACGACCGGGTCCAGCTGCGCTGGCCCGACTACGGCGGCGGCGCGAACGGTCCCTCCCTGATCGAAGCGCAGCGCACTTACGCCGAACTCGGCGCGATGGAGTTCAGGTTCACCGGCCTCGTGCGCACGGCCGCCGCGTCCGAACCGATCGACGACGGGTGGCGGCCCATCGATCTCGCCCTCGACGACTTCGAGCCTCGAGGCGTCGCGGAATCGCCTGGGCCCAGCGACTTCACGACGCTGTACTGGTGGCGGCCGGCCTTCTGGCGTCGCGGCCGGGGCTCGACCAGGCCCTAA
- a CDS encoding SDR family NAD(P)-dependent oxidoreductase, whose protein sequence is MGNSREVVVTGGGTGIGYAVAAAFAAAGDRVTITGRREQVLTEAATLLGARPVVFDAADPAAVETALGELPDRVDVLVNNAGGNTDFAGDTEEGLAGFAAAFERNLRSNVVSAALVTHALRDRLADGARIVTIGSIAAHTGAGSYGAAKAAVEAWNVSVAQEFGARGITANVVAPGLIGDTEFFHGKLSDRRRERLVGNTMNKRPGTPEDVTAAVTFLASPAAGHVTGQVVHVNGGAYLGG, encoded by the coding sequence TACGCCGTCGCGGCGGCTTTCGCGGCGGCCGGCGACCGCGTCACGATCACCGGACGTCGCGAGCAGGTGCTCACGGAGGCCGCGACGCTGCTCGGCGCGCGGCCCGTCGTGTTCGACGCCGCCGATCCCGCGGCCGTCGAGACCGCACTGGGCGAGTTGCCGGACCGGGTCGACGTGCTCGTCAACAACGCCGGCGGCAACACGGACTTCGCCGGGGACACCGAAGAGGGCCTCGCCGGGTTCGCGGCCGCGTTCGAGCGCAACCTCCGGTCCAATGTGGTCAGTGCCGCGCTGGTGACGCACGCACTGCGCGACCGCCTCGCCGACGGCGCCCGGATCGTGACGATCGGCTCGATCGCCGCCCACACCGGCGCCGGCTCCTACGGTGCCGCGAAGGCCGCGGTCGAGGCGTGGAACGTCAGCGTGGCGCAGGAGTTCGGCGCACGCGGGATCACCGCGAACGTCGTCGCGCCGGGACTGATCGGGGACACGGAGTTCTTCCACGGCAAGCTCAGCGACCGCCGCCGCGAGCGGCTGGTCGGGAACACGATGAACAAGCGACCGGGCACGCCGGAGGACGTCACGGCCGCGGTGACGTTCCTCGCGAGCCCGGCGGCGGGCCACGTGACGGGCCAGGTCGTCCACGTCAACGGCGGGGCCTACCTGGGCGGTTAG